TAAATCGTTAATCATCAATCATAAATCGTTTTTTTGTCACTTTGAATTCGGATTTCAGATTAACGATTTGAGACGGAAGAAGTCGACGAACCGGAACACTTCAAAAATCGTAAATCGTTAATCGTCAATCGTCAATCACTAATCATCTTTTTTCTCGGTCGTCTCGACGTTTGCTTGCCTCCTGGCAGGCCCGGGAACCGGGCGAACGCTCAACGATCGGATGCTTCTCATTGGGCAATGATCAATTGAAAAGGCTAATTGCCAATCTTAGAGAACCGAGTAACAGATGGACATCAATGTTTCATTTGTGCAACAGGCAGGTAGACAATAATAGACGTGCCAACCCCCTCTTCCGATTCAATCTCAATATGGCCCTGGTGGTCGTCCACGATTTTCTTAACGATCGTCAATCCCAGCCCCGTGCCTAAATGGGTGCCTGTTGTGAAGGGGCGAAAGAGTTTTTCCCGTAGATTGGGTGAAATTCCCTTTCCCGTGTCCAGAATTTCAATGGCGATATAATCCCGGGCAGGTTGATTGTGTGATGTAAATTGCAAATTCGGTGCCAGACTTGTTGAGAGCGTAATGGTACCTCCCTGCGGCATGGCATTGATGGCATTGCTGATGAGATTTTCCAGAAGGATTTGCAATTGTTCCTGATCCACAAGAATAGCAGGTAGATTGACTCCCGGCTTCTGTATGAGTTGAATATCCCGGGGCCATTCGATCATACCAGAGGAAAGAAATTCCCGGATGAAGGTGTTGATATCGGTGGGCTGGAGCATAACTTTTTCCACATCCACAAATTTCATGAACTGCCGGGTCATCCGCCGAAGGGATTCGATTCGATTGATAATGCGCCGGGTGTAGGGCTCATACAATTTGGCTCGTTTGGGATCCTGGCGCTTGTACTCCATTTCCAGTCGCTGCTGTGTGAGCAAAATGCTGGTGAGCGGATTTTTGATGTCGTGGGCGATGCGCTGGGCCATGGCAGCCCAGGCTTTCGCGCTTTCAAGCCGATTTTCAACGGAAAGATCGAAGAGAAAAATCAGCCAGTACGGACGGCTTTTACCCGGATAAAATACCGGTTCGGCCGCTGCGCGGAAGCGGTGGTCTGCCTCACGTAACGAAAAGGTTGTTTCCTGGCGGATGGGCTCTTCACCCGGAAGTTCAGAAAGGAATTGTTTGAGAGGCTGCCAGGTTTTGGATAATTTTTCCGGAGACAGGGGAAGGGCGTCCCCATTAAAAGCAAAAAGTTGTTGAGCTCTAAAATTGGCCTGTGAAATCCGTCCCTTGTGATCGAGAACGAACACGGGATTCTTGCGAAATCCAATTTCTTTTTCGATTAATTTTTCGTCAAACCGGCGCTTTTGGTTGATTTTTAGTGTCCACACCAAAAGCCCCAAAAACAAAAATCCGATGGACGCAAAAAGCAGCGGCCGGCCGTATGCGGATGCGAGATAATGGGGATTTCGAACCAGCCGAATCAATTTTGCATTTGCGCCATTTCTTTGAAAAAGCGCCAGCAGCGGCGTCTGATCGTGTCGGTGGTAAACCTGCGGGGAATGAATAAAAATGAGTCCCGGCAGTAAGGACAAAGCAGTTTTGGCCCGAACGTCTAAATCACTGCCCAGCCAGTAGTAAAAGTTATTGGATTGAACGAAGATTTCGTCCAGCCCGTCACCGTCCAGATCCTCACTGGTAAAAATCGAAGAAAACGAAAGATCAAGCTGTTTTTCTTTGATTTTTTCAAAATGGCTGTTCAGAATAACCATATGTCCGGTTTGATTGGATATCACAAATTCCTTGTCCGGTTTGCGGTCGAGTTGACAGACGGAAAAGCTCCAGGCGAAGGGATTGGCGTACGGGAAATTCCGGCGGCTAATCGGGTGTCCATTGGCAGGATTAATAATCTCAATACGGGGTTTAGAGTGGGCAGAATATTTATTGAAAATAACCAGAAGAACTTGCCTGGTTCCGTTTCCGTTGATATCCACAAAGTGACTTTCGACTCGGGTAAATTTCCCTCCGTAAATTTTTTCCCACAGGAGTTTTCCTTGAGGGTTCAAGAGGAATACAATCGAATGGTAATCATCTGTTCCATTGGCACTGTTGCCGTTGGAAGGAGCGGATGTTGCAAAAAGAATATTTTTTTCGCCAAGCTTATTTTTATTCAGAATAATTGGATTATTTGAAATAGCGGGGCCCACTTCATATTTCCATTTGAGCTGGAGCGTTTGGCCATCGTACACAAAAACCCCTCGCGGCGACCGGGCAAATCCCTCATTGGGAAACACCAGGATTTCTTTTCTTCCATCGTTGTCAATGTCAGCAAAACGAATGGCCGTAATTTGACCGTACCAGCGATAAGTTCCGCTTTTCGAAACCCGGGTTTTCCCGGAAAAAAGAAAAGCTTCCTTAAGGATGTTCCCTTTGGAATCGACAAAACGCAGGAAAGAGCTGTCGTTCCGGGTGTAGGCGGTGACAATTTCATCGATGCCGTCGCCGGTCCAATCGAAGTGGGTCACGAATTGAATGATTCCTGTAAAATTGATCTGGTCGATGATTTCAAAGTCATTATTCTGAAGAATAAATTGTGAGTGGTTCAGCGCTAAATCGCGTCCGAAACTTAGATATTCATCCCGGCCATCATGGTTGAGGTCCATGAAAATGCCATAGCCCTCAATTTCTCTGACGGTCTTAAAAATGTAAGGAAATGAGGGGGGAGTATCCTGCAGGTTTTGGGTGGGGCGGCACCCGCTGAAGATCAGGCTTGCCAATAAAAGCGACGCAGCAAGGAATAAAGGCCCGGGACAACATTCAGTTATTCGCTGCACAATGAGTAGACGATTAATCATTTTCCCTAACCCCAACTGTTGGGAATGTGCGTATCAATGTGAAAGGAAGGGTGAAGACATCAAAAAATAGGCAGAATCCCCAGTGCCCTTATGCTGCGGAGGTGATTTGGCGTTTTAGTCCAGCCAATATAAAATCCGCCCGCAGTTTTCGCAGGTGTACACCTCAATATTTTCCTTGCCGCGGGTGGTGAGAGATGTGGGGAGTTTCACAAAGCACCCCAGGCATGTGTTGTCTTGAACCGGAACCACCGCCCGTTTGTAGTGTTGGCGAAGGCGTTCATATCGACGAAGCAACGGCAATTGAATTTTCTGCGCCAATTCCTCGCGCATTTCCTTGAGTTTTTCTATTCCCTCCGTTTTGAAACCTAACTTTTCCTCTTCTTCATGTTCCTGGATCATGATATCTATATCCTGAAGTGCAACTAAGCACCGCAGTTGTCTTTCATCCATTTAGAAACCTCCTGCTAAAATATCAATGAGTTGATCAAAGGATTCACATCGGGTAAGCTGTTCCCGATTGCTTTCTTCTTTTAGAATTTCCACCAATTTCCCAAGAAAAGGCAGGTAGTTTTGATTGCTTTCATGGGGAGGAGCAACAATCATAAAAACCAGATGAACCGGTTCATCGTCAATGGCATTGAAGGGAATTCCGTTGACTGATTTTGCAAAAATAACAGACATGTCCTTGATGCTTAATGAGCGCCCATGAGGAATAGCAATGCCGTGCCCGATTCCCGTACTCCCCAAATTTTCACGCCGTTTCAGCATTTCCAGAATCAAACGTTTATCTTTGAGATCTTTGTGTTTCGAAAGTGTGTCAACCATTTCCTCTAATGCGTCATCCTTTGTTTTTGATTTCAACTCCGGGATGAACAGCTCTGGATGAAAATAACCGACAAATTCTTGAAAATCCATTGAATACTCCTAACTCGCCTACAGCGGATTTGCTTGATCGTTCAAATAGTTTTAATTGAAAAATTTTTAACGAATCGAAATTATTATTCGACACAATGACGCCAAATCACAAAGGAATGAACAGGCCAAAGCATGGCGATTTTTTCGCATCCAATTCTCCACTAAGAATTGAAGAATTCCTAAAAGCCCCCAACAGGAAGAAACTGTTTTCCATTCCTTGTGCCTTCAAGTCTTTGTGATTATGAGTAACTTTTGCCCCTGTGTTTATTTTCTCAAATAGTTTCGCAAAACAGGGCGGATAAAAATGTCTTCCAGATCAATTCTTTCCAGTTCCTCCCGGAAGATCTGCAGTTTTTGCTCAAGGGGCAAATTTTTATTAATAATGAAAATCTGATCGTTATTCAGACGGCAAAGTCCGCCTTTAAAACTTCCTCTTTCGTACCGGACGGGAATTGACAATTGTTCCAGCAGTCCTTCCATCTCCTGAAGCAGCCATTCATTCGTTTTGGGTGTTTTTTTTGCCATCAAATATAGTCCGTTTTTTTCTTCCGTTTCAGATAATCAACCAGTTCCTTTACCTCCTGAGAGCGGTTTTTGGGGCAAACCAAAAGCGCGTTTCCCGATTGAATGACGATCATATCCTTCAGGCCGATAGTTGCCACCAATTGATCGGGGGAGTAGATTAAACAGCCCTTGGAATCGCGCAAAATGGCTTTTCCAACGACGGCATTTTTGGATTTGTCTTTTGCAAGCAGATTGTACACTTCTTCCCAGCTTCCCACATCGCTCCAGCCGAATTCACTTTTAATGACACAAACACGCTGCGATTTCTCCATAACGGCGTAATCAATTGAAATGCCGCGAATTTCCTGGTAAGCGCGCTCCAGTGCTTCAGGGTAGGCGGCCGTTCCAATAGATGGCTCAATTTTTTGCAGGCTATCGTAAATCTCGGGCACGTGCTCTTCCATTTCCTTCAGGATGTCCTGAGTCTTCCAGAGAAACATGCCGCTGTTCCAGAGGAAATCTCCGCTCATGATAAATTTTTTGGCCGTGTCCAGATTGGGTTTTTCAGCAAAGGTTTTTACGTGATAGGCCGTCACATTTTCCTGAGTGCAAATTGAACCGTTGTATTGAATGTAGCCATAGCCCGTGGCCGGATAAGTAGGGGTAATTCCGATTGTTATGAGACAGGATTCCTTCTCCAGAATGGAGGTTCCTATTCTCAGAATCTTTAGAAATTGGTTGGTGTCCTGAATCAGATGATCAGCGGGAAGAACAGCCATGACGGAGTTGGGATTTCGGCGTTTGAGATGAAGGGCTGCCAATCCGATGCAAGGTGCCGTATTTTTTCCGTAAGGCTCAATTATGATATTTTCCTCCGGAACAAAAGGAAGCTGCTTTTTAATCTCTTCTTTTTGGTTGGTATTAATGACAAAATAAATATTTTCAGATGGAATAAGCGGGAGGAGCCTCTGGTACGTCTGTTGAATCAGTGTTTCATCGCCAAAGATTTTTAAAAACTGCTTGGGTTTTTCAATGCGACTCCGCGGCCAG
This portion of the Calditrichota bacterium genome encodes:
- a CDS encoding PTS sugar transporter subunit IIA — encoded protein: MDFQEFVGYFHPELFIPELKSKTKDDALEEMVDTLSKHKDLKDKRLILEMLKRRENLGSTGIGHGIAIPHGRSLSIKDMSVIFAKSVNGIPFNAIDDEPVHLVFMIVAPPHESNQNYLPFLGKLVEILKEESNREQLTRCESFDQLIDILAGGF
- a CDS encoding NTP transferase domain-containing protein; its protein translation is MSELYAVIMAGGIGTRFWPRSRIEKPKQFLKIFGDETLIQQTYQRLLPLIPSENIYFVINTNQKEEIKKQLPFVPEENIIIEPYGKNTAPCIGLAALHLKRRNPNSVMAVLPADHLIQDTNQFLKILRIGTSILEKESCLITIGITPTYPATGYGYIQYNGSICTQENVTAYHVKTFAEKPNLDTAKKFIMSGDFLWNSGMFLWKTQDILKEMEEHVPEIYDSLQKIEPSIGTAAYPEALERAYQEIRGISIDYAVMEKSQRVCVIKSEFGWSDVGSWEEVYNLLAKDKSKNAVVGKAILRDSKGCLIYSPDQLVATIGLKDMIVIQSGNALLVCPKNRSQEVKELVDYLKRKKKTDYI